In Gemmatimonadaceae bacterium, one genomic interval encodes:
- a CDS encoding anhydro-N-acetylmuramic acid kinase, with protein sequence MNTAVVVGLMSGTSLDGIAAAVTRFERTAGGTVSAELLAFITHDYTAVQRKRLANALTGVSASEYCRLNFDLGGWLGDAAVAVIAESGVSRAHISAVASHGQTVWHEPGHSTWQFGEAAVIAERTGLDVISDFRVRDMAAGGQGAPLVPMADSMLFAHEAEWRALQNLGGIGNVTVVPPGGDLNGVRAFDTGPGCGVIDKVTRQLRPDLKYDVDGRLATAGTPIAAVIDKLLRQPYFLASPPKSTGPELFSQGFSENLIALCRQESAQCRDEDIIATAVSLTARSIGDAYNRFIAEPVNEVFLSGGGAKNPALFAAISAALAPRSVSSFDTKFFDGEAKEAVAFALLGYLHLTSVSGNVPTATGASGPRILGKRTPA encoded by the coding sequence ATGAATACGGCGGTCGTGGTCGGTCTCATGTCCGGCACATCTCTCGATGGAATAGCCGCGGCTGTCACAAGGTTCGAGCGCACCGCGGGCGGAACGGTCAGCGCCGAGCTGCTCGCGTTCATCACCCATGACTACACGGCGGTGCAACGGAAGCGGCTCGCGAACGCGCTTACCGGCGTCTCCGCTTCGGAGTACTGTCGTCTCAACTTCGATCTTGGCGGTTGGCTGGGAGATGCGGCCGTCGCGGTGATCGCCGAATCCGGCGTGTCGCGTGCGCACATCTCGGCCGTTGCATCCCACGGGCAGACCGTCTGGCACGAGCCCGGACACTCCACCTGGCAGTTCGGCGAAGCGGCCGTGATCGCGGAACGGACCGGGCTCGACGTTATAAGTGACTTCCGGGTGCGCGACATGGCTGCCGGAGGACAGGGTGCACCGCTCGTCCCTATGGCCGATTCGATGCTCTTCGCTCACGAAGCTGAATGGAGAGCGCTGCAGAACCTGGGCGGCATCGGGAACGTCACTGTGGTACCCCCCGGGGGGGATCTCAACGGTGTCCGAGCCTTCGATACAGGACCCGGATGCGGAGTTATCGACAAGGTCACACGCCAGTTGCGGCCAGACTTGAAGTACGACGTCGACGGCCGACTGGCCACTGCGGGTACGCCCATTGCGGCGGTCATCGACAAGCTTCTTCGCCAACCATACTTCCTTGCGTCTCCGCCCAAGTCGACTGGTCCCGAATTGTTCAGTCAGGGCTTTTCAGAAAATCTGATAGCGCTTTGCCGGCAGGAGTCCGCGCAGTGCCGGGACGAGGACATCATTGCAACCGCAGTCTCCCTGACCGCGCGCAGTATCGGCGACGCATACAACCGATTTATCGCTGAGCCCGTTAATGAAGTATTCCTCTCGGGGGGGGGCGCGAAAAATCCGGCGCTTTTTGCGGCGATCAGTGCTGCGCTGGCGCCGCGAAGCGTAAGCTCGTTCGACACAAAGTTCTTTGACGGAGAAGCGAAAGAAGCAGTCGCATTCGCGCTTCTCGGATACCTCCATCTGACCAGCGTTTCCGGAAACGTTCCCACTGCAACTGGTGCGAGTGGACCGCGGATTCTGGGTAAGCGAACGCCCGCATAA